One genomic region from Chrysiogenia bacterium encodes:
- a CDS encoding substrate-binding domain-containing protein, with amino-acid sequence MNTIKKFTLTVCLVLLGSLLGLSGPANAAESFKLIVNSGNPVASMDAKDVAKLFIKRVSTWDDGTSADPVDQAPDSAVREAFSETVHGRSVTAVKSYWQKQIFSGRGVPPPELSSDAAVVDFVKKNRGAIGYVSAGADVSGVKVITLR; translated from the coding sequence GTGAATACAATCAAGAAATTTACCCTCACTGTTTGCCTTGTCCTCCTGGGCTCGCTCCTCGGGCTGAGCGGTCCGGCGAATGCGGCCGAGTCCTTCAAGCTGATCGTCAACTCAGGCAATCCGGTGGCGTCCATGGACGCCAAGGACGTTGCCAAGCTCTTCATCAAGCGTGTGAGCACGTGGGACGATGGCACCTCCGCGGACCCGGTGGACCAGGCGCCCGACTCGGCGGTTCGGGAGGCGTTTTCCGAGACCGTGCACGGGCGTTCGGTAACGGCGGTGAAATCCTACTGGCAGAAGCAGATCTTCTCGGGCCGCGGCGTTCCGCCGCCGGAGCTTTCCAGCGATGCCGCAGTCGTGGACTTCGTGAAGAAGAACCGCGGCGCCATCGGCTATGTCAGCGCCGGTGCAGATGTCAGCGGCGTGAAGGTGATCACGCTCAGGTAA
- a CDS encoding NAD(P)/FAD-dependent oxidoreductase, translating to MSSQSHADRPGRHTLADELGFDPAELREKYRAERDKRLREDGNEQYLEVTGDFSHYADDSYVDPGFVRAPLHDEVDVVIVGGGFSGLILGARLREAGMGSIRIIEKGGDFGGTWYWNRYPGAACDVESYIYLPLIEEVGTVPSRKYLRAAEILAHSKAIAEKYDLYKNACLQTEVTWIDWDEQAARWILQTNRTDRIRAKFVCLAPGPLNRPKLPGIRGISKFLGHTFHTSRWDFDYTGGDAGGNLHKLKDKSVGIIGTGATAVQCVPHLGASSKELYVFQRTPSSIDARNDSETDRKWFDSLKPGWQKERIRNFTLLTSGGIAEEDLVNDGWTEIIGNLMRMIRDGNSGALARESLSAKVEIADFQKMNQIRDRVDQVVHDRKTANSLKPWYRQFCKRPCFHDEYLDTFNRPNVHLVDTNGQGVECVTEAGVVANGREYRLDCLIFATGFEVGTSFTRRAGFEVRGKGGQTLTEKWSDGMATLHGMATHGFPNMFFLNNSQAAFTANFPHHMDEQSRHISHILMHCFRDGKRRIEVTRDAEEKWVAEIVKLGKMSVKFLESCTPGYYNNEGKPDQRSLKDGFYGAGPVAYFKLLKAWRDAGGMNGYDLD from the coding sequence GTGAGCTCTCAATCGCACGCGGACAGGCCAGGCCGGCACACTCTCGCCGATGAGTTGGGCTTCGACCCCGCCGAGCTTCGAGAAAAGTACAGGGCCGAGCGTGACAAGCGCTTGCGGGAGGACGGGAATGAGCAGTATCTTGAGGTAACGGGCGATTTCTCACACTATGCTGACGATTCCTATGTCGACCCCGGTTTTGTGCGCGCGCCGCTCCACGATGAAGTCGATGTGGTGATTGTCGGCGGCGGGTTCAGCGGACTTATTCTCGGCGCCAGACTGCGCGAAGCCGGAATGGGCAGCATCCGGATTATTGAAAAGGGTGGCGATTTCGGGGGCACTTGGTACTGGAACCGCTATCCCGGCGCGGCGTGCGATGTGGAGTCGTATATCTATCTCCCGCTGATCGAGGAAGTAGGAACCGTCCCCTCAAGGAAATACTTACGGGCTGCCGAGATCCTCGCGCATAGCAAGGCGATTGCGGAAAAGTATGATCTCTATAAGAATGCGTGCTTGCAGACGGAAGTGACTTGGATCGATTGGGATGAGCAAGCAGCGCGGTGGATCCTGCAGACGAACCGGACGGATCGAATCCGCGCAAAGTTCGTGTGTCTTGCGCCGGGCCCGCTCAACCGTCCCAAATTGCCGGGAATCAGGGGTATTTCAAAATTCCTTGGTCACACGTTCCACACAAGCCGCTGGGATTTTGACTACACTGGCGGTGACGCTGGCGGAAACCTGCACAAACTCAAGGATAAATCGGTTGGAATCATCGGTACGGGTGCGACGGCGGTGCAGTGCGTTCCCCACCTCGGAGCTTCCTCCAAAGAACTCTATGTCTTTCAGCGGACGCCTTCATCAATCGACGCGCGGAACGACAGTGAGACCGACCGTAAGTGGTTCGACAGCCTGAAGCCCGGTTGGCAGAAGGAGCGGATCCGAAACTTCACGCTTCTCACATCGGGAGGAATCGCGGAAGAAGACCTTGTAAATGACGGCTGGACCGAAATCATCGGAAATCTGATGAGGATGATTCGCGATGGAAATTCGGGTGCACTGGCGCGAGAGAGTCTCAGCGCAAAGGTCGAGATTGCAGACTTTCAGAAGATGAACCAGATTCGAGACCGGGTGGATCAGGTCGTGCATGACCGGAAAACGGCGAATTCACTTAAGCCCTGGTATCGTCAGTTCTGCAAGCGTCCATGTTTTCACGACGAATATCTCGACACTTTCAATCGGCCGAACGTTCACCTAGTGGATACCAATGGGCAGGGTGTGGAGTGCGTGACGGAAGCCGGCGTTGTTGCCAACGGTCGTGAGTATCGACTCGATTGTCTGATCTTTGCCACTGGGTTTGAGGTGGGAACCAGTTTTACGCGACGCGCGGGTTTTGAGGTCCGGGGCAAGGGCGGGCAGACGCTGACGGAAAAGTGGTCCGACGGCATGGCGACGCTCCATGGCATGGCCACACACGGTTTCCCGAACATGTTTTTTCTCAATAACTCGCAGGCCGCATTTACCGCCAATTTTCCGCATCACATGGACGAGCAATCAAGGCACATCTCGCACATTCTCATGCACTGTTTCAGGGACGGAAAGAGAAGAATCGAAGTCACGCGCGACGCCGAGGAAAAATGGGTGGCGGAGATCGTCAAATTGGGCAAAATGAGCGTGAAGTTTTTGGAATCATGCACTCCAGGTTACTATAACAACGAGGGGAAACCCGATCAGCGGAGTCTCAAGGATGGGTTCTACGGCGCGGGTCCCGTGGCCTATTTCAAGCTATTAAAAGCATGGCGCGATGCAGGCGGTATGAATGGTTATGATTTGGACTGA